TTGTTAGCAAAGCTGTCTCCCCAACAGCGAGAAATATTAACCTTGCGCTTTGGTTTGACTGATGGCTACGAACTTTCTTTAGCACAAATTGGCGATCGCATGGGGATTAGTCGAGAACGGGTACGTCAGATTGAGCAAAAAGCTCTCAGTCTCCTCCGACGACAAAAGGAACAAGTACGTAGTTATCTAGCCAGTTGAGGCTATTTTTCTACAATTTAGAGGATTGAGACTCAGGACATCACCATAATGACTGTATGTATAAAATTCAGTCATTTTGGGGGAAAATAAACCTAAGTAATCTCTCTCAAAGATTTTGATATGGGCACATCAAAGACAGTGCAACAATTGCAAGCGCAATGGGTGAATTCTGAAAACTTTCGGCGTTATGGACAGGTAATTTTTGCAAGTGTTGATGGCAAAGGTTACGATGTGGAAGATGCCCAGTTAAACCTGCAAAATGGAATTCCACGATTTTATATTATGCGGTTGGAGAAGAGAGGGCGAAAGTTTCACAACATTACTCGCCATCTGCAATGCACTCAATGTCTGGGTTCTTTGGAAGGTAAGGATTGGTTAATTGCTGTTTGTCCTCCTCATAATGATGTGAATGAACCAGCTTTAGAAGAGATTGCTGCTTTCCACGTTCCGGGGAATTGTTTTATCAAGCTACATGAGGGAACTTGGCATGCTGGCCCCCATTTTGACCATGAAGTTGTGGATTTTTATAATTTGGAATTAGCTGATACGAATGTGGTGGATCATTTCACTCATGATTTTTTTAAGAGTCATCAATTAGAGTTTGAGATGGTTTAAAGAAATCAACGAACCACAGAGGCACAGAGAAGCCAGTGCGTTGGGCGGGTTCCCCGACTTGTAGCAACTGGCGCGACACAGAGAGGAGAAAGTCGTGATTTTTCGTAGGGGCAATTCATGAATTGCCCCTACGACAGGTGCTGTAACAAAGAGTTTTAACCCAATGCCGACTTTAACTCACTTTCCGCTTGTGCCAACGCATCTGGTAATTTACTCGCATCGCGTCCGCCAGCTTGGGCTAAGTTTGGTCTTCCGCCGCCGCCGCCACCGCAGATTTTAGCGATCGCACCAACAAATTTACCGGCTTGTAAACCTTTTTTGTTGACTTCTTGACTAAAAGCTGCAACTATGCTTACCTTATCGGCTTCGGGAACAGAACCCAGCACCACTGCACCGTTACCGATTTTTTGCAGTAAGCGTTCGGCTGCGGTTTTTAATGATTCTGGATCGACATCTTCTAATTGGGCGACGATAATTTTATGATCGCCTACAATTTCGGCTGTTTGTAGCAAGCTGTCAGATTTAGCGATCGCTAACTGTACCTTCAAGGTTTCCAATTCCTTTTGGCTAGTTCTGAGTTCGCTTTGCAGACTTGTAATTCTGTCTGGTAATTCTTCGGGTTTAACTTTAAAGCGATCGCTCAAATCTTTAACTACTTTATCCCGCAGGTTGAGATAATCTAGGATTGCTGGCCCTGAAACAGCTTCAATGCGCCGCACTCCAGAAGCTACGCCAGCTTCTGAGATAATTTTGAAAACGCCAATTTCAGCCGTATTGCTGACATGAGTTCCACCGCACAGTTCCATTGATACGTTAGGGAAGTCAATCACCCGCACTTCCTCGCCGTATTTTTCGCCGAACATGGCAACAGCACCCTTAGCTTTCGCCTCGGCTATTGGTAATACTTCCACCTTTGCAGCATGTGCTTGGGCAATCCAAGTGTTTACCTGTTCTTCAATTTGTTGCACTTCCTCTGCTGTCAAAGCACGGGGACAGTTGAAATCAAAGCGCAACCGATCAAAGGAAACCAGGGAACCTGCTTGAGATATGCTATCATCAACAATTTTTTTCAACGCTGCTTGTAACAGATGCGTTGCAGTATGGTTAGCTTGGGCGCGACGGCGACAATCCGGATCGATTTGGGCAGTGACGCGATCGCCTACGCGCAGTGTACCGCGTTCGATGCGTCCGAAGTGAACAAAGAAATCAGATTCTTTTTTCACGTCTTCAACGCGAACTACTATACCATCACCAGAGATATAACCGCGATCGCCGATTTGTCCCCCGGATTCAGCATAAAATGGCGTTTTATCAAGAATAATTTGTACCTGTGTTCCCGCTTCTGCTTCCTCTTGGGAAACACCTTCTACCAAAATCGCTTCGACTTTCGCCGTCGTTGCAGATTGGGTATAGCCTAAAAACTCGGTGACTTGGATGTGTTCTGCTAGCTTATCGAGGGAACCTTGCACAGTTAAATCGATGGTTTCGTGTGCATCTCTACCACGTCCTTTCTGAATTTCCATTTGCGCCTCAAATCCCTCAACATCAACTGTGAGATTATTTTCTTCGGCAACCTCTTGAGTAAGTTCGAGGGGAAATCCGTAGGTATCATAAAGGGTAAATGCACTTTCACCACTAATTTGAGTATTCCCTCGCTGTTTTACCTCTTGGATGATTTCTTCTAGAAGTTTTTCGCCTCTATCGAGAGTTCTGAGAAAATTGGATTCTTCTCGTTGCAATTCAGCTTTAATTGCTGCTTCCCGTTGGCGGACATTGGGGTAAGCTGATTCAGAAAGTGCGATCGCAGTTTCCGCAACTTGGGTAGTAAATTCACCAGAAATCCCAATTAATCGCCCATGACGCACCACGCGCCGAATTAATCGCCGCAACACATAACCCCTTCCCACATTGGAAGCGCGAATTTCATCAGCAATCATGTGGACAACAGAACGAACATGATCGCCAATAACTTTTAGAGAAACTTTGGTTTTCTCATCGCTGCTGTGGTAATCAATGCCAGCAATTTGAGCGGCTGTTTGAATAATTGGGAAAATTAGGTCAGTTTCGTAGTTATTGGGTACTTTTTGGAGAATTTGTGCCATTCTCTCCAAACCCATACCGGTGTCGATGTTCTTGTTTTGCAGTGGTGTTAAATTACCGGAAGCATCCCGGTTATATTGCATGAACACGAGATTATAAAACTCGATGAACCGGGAATCGTCTTCTAAATCGATATTTTCGTCACCGCGTTCTGGGTGGAAGTCGTAATATATTTCGGAACAAGGGCCACAAGGGCCAGTCGGGCCAGATACCCAAAAGTTATCATCTTCGCCCAAGCGTTTAATTCTCGCTACCGGCACACCGATTTGATCGCGCCAGATAGCAAAAGCTTCATCATCATCTTTAAAAACGCTGACAACGAGATTTTGGGGGGAAAAGCCAAAGACTTGTGTGGAGATTTCCCAACCCCAAGCGATCGCTTGTTCTTTAAAATAATCACCAAAGCTGAAATTACCCAGCATCTCAAAAAACGTATGATGCCGTTTAGTGCGTCCGACATTTTCGATGTCGTTGGTACGGATACACTTTTGCGAAGTCGTAGCCCGCTTAAATTCTGGTGTCCTCTGCCCCAAGAATATCGGTTTAAATGGTAGCATCCCCGCGATCGTCAGCAGTACGGTTGGATCTTCTGGCACGAGAGAGGCACTTGGGAGGATTTGGTGACTCCGTTGGGCAAAGAAGTTGAGGAATGTGTTGCGAATTTCGTTACCGCTTAGGTACTGAGGATTTGAAGACATAGGTGTTTTTAACTTTAGACTTTAGATTTGGGTCTAGCGGCACTAGGTAAGTGTATTTTCATAAATAGCTTTATATATTCTTGCATTTTGTTTCATATTACCGCCAGCAAATTGTGCCAGTCGATGAGCTATATGCAGTGATGAAGATGCCTTTAGACTATTATTCTGAACTCTGGCAGGGTATGCGTAGGCGTAGCCCATCGTAGACATCGCATTTTGGTCTTTAAGATTAATCCTTAAGAAATACTTTAAAAATCACGTATTAGGGTAGCAACTGACACTAAAACTGAAAGTATCAAATGTTGCTTGTGAGGGATGTGCAGAAATAATTACTGAATCCACCGACGTTATAGAACCTGAGACTAAGGTGGATGTAAAACTTTCACAGTGTAATCCACAGCTTCTGAGGAGTAAATCAAACACGTAATTGTTGCTGCTGGTTATGCTGTTAAAGGTTATTGAGCCGATTCTAGCTTTTCACAGAAGTTTAGATTTTAATATCTCATGTACGCAAAGAAAATTTTTTTATATTTATTCTGCCCTTTATAAGAGGAGAATACAAGCAAGTAGTTGGACAAAAATATTTACAGTCATTGCGAGCACAGCGTTGCAATCCCAACCGCAAGCGAATTGCTTCATTACGCTATCTCTACGAGATGCTACCGCGTTAAGCGAAGCTATGCCGAAGGCTTTACGCTTCATTCGCAATGATATTGTGTAATTAATTCTATCCAATTACTTAATTTACCTATATTAGGGTCAGGTTTTGACATCAAGCTTTTTATTTCGCTTTGTTTTCTA
This Nostoc sp. KVJ3 DNA region includes the following protein-coding sequences:
- a CDS encoding ureidoglycolate lyase; amino-acid sequence: MGTSKTVQQLQAQWVNSENFRRYGQVIFASVDGKGYDVEDAQLNLQNGIPRFYIMRLEKRGRKFHNITRHLQCTQCLGSLEGKDWLIAVCPPHNDVNEPALEEIAAFHVPGNCFIKLHEGTWHAGPHFDHEVVDFYNLELADTNVVDHFTHDFFKSHQLEFEMV
- the alaS gene encoding alanine--tRNA ligase, with amino-acid sequence MSSNPQYLSGNEIRNTFLNFFAQRSHQILPSASLVPEDPTVLLTIAGMLPFKPIFLGQRTPEFKRATTSQKCIRTNDIENVGRTKRHHTFFEMLGNFSFGDYFKEQAIAWGWEISTQVFGFSPQNLVVSVFKDDDEAFAIWRDQIGVPVARIKRLGEDDNFWVSGPTGPCGPCSEIYYDFHPERGDENIDLEDDSRFIEFYNLVFMQYNRDASGNLTPLQNKNIDTGMGLERMAQILQKVPNNYETDLIFPIIQTAAQIAGIDYHSSDEKTKVSLKVIGDHVRSVVHMIADEIRASNVGRGYVLRRLIRRVVRHGRLIGISGEFTTQVAETAIALSESAYPNVRQREAAIKAELQREESNFLRTLDRGEKLLEEIIQEVKQRGNTQISGESAFTLYDTYGFPLELTQEVAEENNLTVDVEGFEAQMEIQKGRGRDAHETIDLTVQGSLDKLAEHIQVTEFLGYTQSATTAKVEAILVEGVSQEEAEAGTQVQIILDKTPFYAESGGQIGDRGYISGDGIVVRVEDVKKESDFFVHFGRIERGTLRVGDRVTAQIDPDCRRRAQANHTATHLLQAALKKIVDDSISQAGSLVSFDRLRFDFNCPRALTAEEVQQIEEQVNTWIAQAHAAKVEVLPIAEAKAKGAVAMFGEKYGEEVRVIDFPNVSMELCGGTHVSNTAEIGVFKIISEAGVASGVRRIEAVSGPAILDYLNLRDKVVKDLSDRFKVKPEELPDRITSLQSELRTSQKELETLKVQLAIAKSDSLLQTAEIVGDHKIIVAQLEDVDPESLKTAAERLLQKIGNGAVVLGSVPEADKVSIVAAFSQEVNKKGLQAGKFVGAIAKICGGGGGGRPNLAQAGGRDASKLPDALAQAESELKSALG